A window of the Ostrea edulis chromosome 1, xbOstEdul1.1, whole genome shotgun sequence genome harbors these coding sequences:
- the LOC125665547 gene encoding uncharacterized protein LOC125665547: MSVKLIIIFGLLHIHVCRAGVIISPEITTPLPTPIPDPESLRGGCEYDGDYYEPGIIQKSLQGSCELLVTCEEGGGVLISDSDGCIQDTVNDISTPDPEVKGESLVSPTTVQM, translated from the exons ATGTCTGTCAAACTAATCATAATCTTTGGTCttctacacatacatgtatgtagagcGGGGGTCATAATTTCACCCGAGATCACGACACCCTTACCAACCCCGATTCCCGACCCAGAATCGCTCCGGGGAGGATGTGAGTACGATGGAGACTATTATGAGCCCGGTATCATCCAAAAAAGCCTACAAGGTTCATGTGAATTGCTGGTAACCTGCGAGGAAGGAGGTGGTGTGTTAATTAGTGACTCTGATGGTTGTATTCAGGACACAGTTAATG ATATAAGTACACCTGATCCAGAGGTTAAAGGCGAATCCCTCGTCTCTCCAACTACAGTACAAATGTAA